The following coding sequences lie in one Myxococcales bacterium genomic window:
- a CDS encoding thioredoxin domain-containing protein, with protein MKLRLMTWSCVVTLGLGCGGAGPNNGRAPKSATAPHPQVSSQNEAPVLVPGVDASRFSAEDGARWQALLHELKAPCSEATSLAMCLKKPLGCAKDCARAGRYAARLTKEGYADRDIAELHGLRFDPKARVEIQTSEAPSKGAADASVTIVVFSDFECPYCAVAAAVLDQLLAQHSGKLRVVMKHFPLPQHDMAFEAAKAAVAAGLQNQFWPMHDAIYRQQTQLSTSFFDKQAKAIGINVTQFRKDMRLDSTEARVKSDTDEATRLGIRGTPTLFVNGRYYAEPLESLPMYLDEMLAP; from the coding sequence ATGAAACTCAGACTAATGACCTGGTCGTGCGTGGTCACTCTCGGGCTCGGGTGCGGGGGAGCGGGACCCAATAACGGGCGCGCACCGAAGTCGGCCACGGCGCCCCACCCACAAGTGTCTTCGCAAAACGAGGCTCCGGTGCTCGTGCCCGGGGTAGATGCTTCTCGGTTCTCAGCGGAAGATGGGGCCAGGTGGCAGGCGCTGCTCCACGAACTTAAAGCGCCGTGTAGCGAGGCGACGTCGTTGGCGATGTGTCTCAAAAAGCCGCTCGGTTGCGCCAAAGATTGTGCGCGGGCTGGCCGTTATGCGGCGAGACTGACCAAAGAAGGATATGCCGACCGCGATATCGCGGAGCTTCACGGCCTGAGGTTTGATCCGAAGGCACGCGTTGAAATACAAACCAGCGAGGCGCCTTCCAAAGGGGCAGCCGACGCCTCAGTAACGATCGTGGTCTTTAGTGATTTTGAGTGCCCCTATTGTGCAGTCGCAGCAGCAGTGCTCGACCAACTGTTGGCCCAACACTCAGGTAAGCTCCGCGTGGTGATGAAACACTTCCCGCTGCCGCAGCACGATATGGCATTTGAGGCGGCCAAGGCCGCGGTGGCCGCCGGTTTGCAGAACCAATTTTGGCCTATGCATGACGCCATCTATCGCCAGCAGACGCAGCTGAGCACTTCTTTCTTTGACAAACAAGCCAAGGCTATTGGTATCAATGTCACTCAGTTTCGCAAGGACATGCGTCTTGATTCCACCGAAGCGCGGGTGAAGTCGGATACGGATGAGGCGACTCGGCTGGGCATACGCGGTACGCCAACGTTATTTGTGAACGGGCGCTACTATGCGGAGCCTTTGGAATCGCTTCCTATGTATTTAGACGAAATGCTGGCACCGTAA
- a CDS encoding GAF domain-containing protein — protein MSSNRWRLVISAPDAPSPLHQIEVDADNWITALRLGREALGQHGGLPPGASCDVSTPGKVVIFDAPGMRTYVLESMGPSDDATNLSHPRASTAEPSQSPRVRSRTLAYEPGSRSAAGARLSPPANTIGSIAKAASVAPSPGASLSPSFGEGHNGWQLLSQRDVDATPEIPLTYRERSYVIKPGTDIGEAQQLLLAAFEMLQAGMATKGRGKYFNMAVFDHAWQDRPTAPPLITLKWKDWFKEPILHIRQAPSTPRAVAVPASAKSRSEPPPSPFRSGGPSTSEHDIRLAGIFEDMQDLQLLKSPAEGLHFATQLLKKTIACEAIGAYIYDINSHKFRLVSAEGERAEQRTGEAVSSDTGLLRAASLLDEEPLTVNSVATDSRYVPSSDAHLEANPSTMMLMPLSYDDVLLGMLQLVNRQHAKMFDANDKSLVTYVGKQLSEFVHFARIRMLASQ, from the coding sequence ATGAGCAGCAACCGTTGGCGCTTAGTCATTTCCGCACCCGATGCACCAAGCCCTTTGCATCAGATCGAAGTCGATGCTGATAATTGGATCACGGCGTTGCGCCTCGGTCGAGAAGCTCTTGGTCAGCATGGCGGACTGCCCCCGGGCGCGAGCTGTGATGTATCAACACCCGGCAAAGTTGTCATCTTCGATGCCCCAGGGATGCGCACCTACGTGTTAGAATCAATGGGACCAAGTGATGATGCCACCAATTTGTCGCACCCGAGAGCGTCGACGGCAGAACCTTCCCAATCGCCGCGAGTGCGGAGCCGTACATTGGCTTACGAGCCTGGCTCGAGATCGGCAGCTGGGGCACGCTTGTCACCGCCTGCAAACACGATTGGCTCCATCGCCAAAGCAGCATCGGTGGCGCCATCACCTGGCGCATCGCTCTCGCCTTCTTTCGGAGAAGGACACAATGGATGGCAACTGCTGTCTCAGCGCGACGTCGATGCCACCCCTGAAATACCACTCACGTATCGTGAGCGGAGCTATGTCATCAAGCCGGGCACCGATATCGGAGAAGCCCAGCAGCTGCTCCTGGCTGCGTTTGAGATGTTGCAGGCCGGTATGGCCACCAAAGGCCGGGGCAAGTATTTCAACATGGCGGTGTTTGACCATGCGTGGCAAGACCGCCCCACGGCTCCGCCTTTGATCACCCTAAAATGGAAGGATTGGTTCAAGGAACCCATCCTGCACATCCGCCAAGCACCATCTACACCCAGGGCTGTAGCGGTTCCTGCTTCCGCCAAGAGCCGTTCAGAGCCGCCGCCAAGTCCATTTCGATCTGGCGGTCCATCCACTAGCGAGCATGATATTCGGTTGGCCGGGATTTTTGAAGACATGCAAGATTTGCAATTGCTCAAATCGCCTGCCGAGGGACTTCATTTCGCCACGCAACTGTTAAAGAAAACCATCGCATGCGAAGCAATCGGCGCATACATCTACGATATCAACTCGCACAAGTTTCGGCTGGTATCTGCGGAGGGCGAACGGGCCGAACAGCGAACCGGAGAAGCGGTGTCATCCGATACGGGGCTTTTGCGCGCTGCAAGCCTATTGGATGAAGAGCCTCTCACAGTCAATAGTGTGGCAACTGACTCCCGATATGTCCCGAGTAGCGATGCGCATCTTGAAGCCAACCCATCAACCATGATGCTGATGCCGCTCAGCTATGACGATGTGCTATTAGGCATGTTACAGCTGGTCAACCGCCAACACGCAAAGATGTTCGACGCCAACGACAAAAGCCTCGTTACGTATGTCGGCAAACAATTGTCGGAATTTGTGCATTTCGCTCGCATCCGCATGTTAGCCAGCCAATAA
- a CDS encoding pyruvate, phosphate dikinase translates to MYASCMEKNTYVYLFGVGETLTAGAELLGGKGAGLAQMASMGMPVPPGFTLSTEVCGHYYANDHAYPPELVDEVARALGLLEQGVNRRFGDAHDPLLLSVRSGSRVSMPGMMDTVLNVGLNDKTVEGLAQKSGDRRFAFDAYRRLLTMYGDVVMGVERRKFDEALRRAKIRLGDARMADPDIPESTLAALVDEYKAIIRSSTGQAFPDDVHAQLWGAIGAVFRSWKNPRAISYRRMNGYSDSWGTAVNVQSMVFGNLGDDSGSGVAFSRNPSTGENALYGEYLPNAQGEDVVAGVRTPYAISRSAAPKELEHQTLETISPKMYEALCKRVGELERHRRDMQDVEFTVERGKLWILQTRAGKRTGRAAVRIACELINEGLINQTEAISRIDAASLGQLMHPVLDTPEQLAKTGIYPLGRGLPASPGAASGQIVLQPASAEVKAAKGLDVVLVRNETSPDDIRGMKAARGILTATGGMTSHAAVVARGMGRPCIVGAGAISIDEPAGIVRIRREDGQHLELKEGAPISLDGTRGFFYGQHIEVKPVSGGNAELETLLNYADQRRRMSVRANADRPGDARIARGFGAQGIGLCRTEHMFFETDRLLAVRCALLSEKREDRKTWLEKLFPMQQADFEGIFREMDGLPVTIRLLDWPLHEFMPQNEHDLAPVAQALGMHLSGLARRVQAMHETNPMLGHRGIRLGLTHPDIYAMQVQAILRAALRCRKDGIHVEPEIMVPLVFGAGEMQRARALVDQTASEVFSQAGSDRVKYHVGTMLETPRACLVADHIAEHAEFCSFGTNDLTQTTFGVSRDDAGRFFPEYMGEELSLLSADPFVTLDAEGVGALLRIAVDKARSARPDIKLGICGEHGGDPTSIRFVEALKLDYVSCSPFRVQVARLAAAQAASKTPT, encoded by the coding sequence ATGTACGCAAGTTGTATGGAGAAAAACACGTATGTCTACCTTTTCGGGGTGGGCGAAACACTCACCGCGGGGGCCGAATTGCTGGGAGGCAAAGGTGCCGGTTTGGCTCAAATGGCCAGCATGGGCATGCCAGTCCCCCCAGGATTTACGCTAAGCACCGAAGTGTGTGGGCATTATTATGCCAATGACCACGCCTATCCTCCCGAGCTAGTGGACGAGGTGGCGCGCGCGCTCGGTTTGCTCGAGCAGGGTGTGAATAGGCGGTTTGGAGATGCACACGATCCATTGCTGTTATCAGTACGTTCGGGATCGAGAGTCTCGATGCCTGGTATGATGGATACAGTGCTGAACGTCGGACTGAACGACAAGACGGTCGAGGGACTCGCGCAGAAGAGTGGAGATCGACGTTTTGCTTTTGATGCGTACCGGAGACTCCTTACGATGTACGGAGACGTCGTAATGGGCGTCGAGCGCCGAAAATTCGACGAAGCACTCAGGCGGGCCAAGATTCGCCTGGGGGATGCCCGGATGGCGGATCCAGATATTCCGGAATCTACGTTGGCCGCGCTGGTGGATGAGTACAAGGCCATCATTCGCAGCAGCACTGGACAAGCATTTCCAGACGATGTGCACGCTCAGCTGTGGGGAGCCATCGGGGCTGTCTTTAGATCTTGGAAAAACCCGCGCGCCATCAGCTATCGGCGGATGAATGGTTATTCCGATTCCTGGGGAACTGCGGTCAATGTACAGAGTATGGTGTTTGGGAACCTGGGCGATGATAGCGGGTCCGGTGTCGCGTTTAGCCGAAATCCGTCGACTGGCGAGAACGCACTATATGGAGAGTACCTTCCCAACGCGCAGGGTGAAGACGTCGTCGCGGGGGTCCGGACGCCGTATGCCATTAGCAGGAGCGCGGCCCCAAAGGAATTGGAACATCAGACGCTCGAAACGATATCGCCAAAGATGTATGAGGCCTTGTGCAAGCGGGTAGGAGAGCTTGAGCGGCATCGTCGTGACATGCAGGATGTAGAGTTCACCGTTGAGCGAGGCAAACTCTGGATTTTGCAGACGCGGGCGGGAAAGCGCACCGGCCGCGCCGCGGTGCGCATTGCTTGTGAACTCATCAATGAAGGATTGATCAACCAGACAGAGGCCATTTCACGTATCGACGCTGCATCTCTTGGCCAGTTGATGCACCCGGTTTTGGACACGCCAGAGCAACTGGCCAAGACCGGCATCTACCCCTTGGGTCGGGGATTGCCGGCAAGCCCAGGAGCGGCAAGCGGGCAGATCGTATTGCAACCTGCGTCTGCGGAGGTCAAGGCCGCGAAAGGCTTGGATGTGGTATTGGTACGCAACGAGACCAGTCCCGATGACATCCGGGGCATGAAGGCCGCACGAGGCATTTTAACCGCGACCGGCGGCATGACATCGCACGCCGCGGTAGTCGCCAGAGGGATGGGAAGGCCGTGCATTGTGGGTGCTGGCGCTATTTCTATCGATGAGCCAGCCGGCATTGTGCGAATCCGCAGGGAGGACGGACAACACCTAGAGCTTAAGGAAGGGGCCCCCATCAGCCTGGATGGAACGCGCGGGTTTTTTTACGGGCAACACATAGAAGTTAAGCCGGTTAGCGGCGGAAATGCTGAACTCGAAACGCTCCTTAACTATGCTGATCAGCGCCGTCGTATGTCTGTGCGTGCGAATGCCGATCGTCCAGGCGATGCACGCATTGCCCGAGGTTTTGGCGCCCAGGGCATCGGCCTCTGCCGCACCGAACACATGTTTTTTGAAACCGACCGATTGCTTGCGGTGCGCTGCGCACTATTGTCCGAAAAGCGTGAGGATAGGAAGACATGGTTAGAGAAGCTCTTTCCCATGCAGCAGGCAGACTTTGAAGGCATCTTTCGGGAAATGGATGGCCTGCCTGTGACGATACGCCTCTTGGACTGGCCGCTGCATGAGTTTATGCCGCAGAATGAACATGATCTCGCGCCGGTTGCCCAGGCTTTAGGCATGCACTTGTCGGGACTTGCGCGCCGAGTTCAGGCCATGCATGAAACGAATCCGATGCTGGGCCATCGCGGTATCCGCTTGGGCCTGACACATCCCGACATCTATGCCATGCAGGTGCAGGCCATCCTTCGCGCCGCGCTACGCTGTCGCAAAGATGGCATTCACGTGGAACCAGAAATTATGGTGCCATTGGTTTTCGGAGCCGGGGAGATGCAACGTGCGAGAGCATTGGTGGATCAAACCGCCAGCGAGGTTTTTTCCCAGGCAGGAAGCGATCGCGTGAAGTATCACGTGGGGACCATGCTTGAGACGCCGCGCGCTTGTTTGGTGGCAGATCACATCGCAGAGCACGCGGAATTCTGCTCGTTTGGCACAAACGATCTCACACAAACGACTTTCGGTGTAAGCCGTGACGATGCAGGTCGGTTTTTCCCTGAGTACATGGGCGAGGAGCTTTCGTTGTTGAGCGCCGATCCCTTTGTGACCCTTGATGCCGAGGGCGTGGGGGCGTTGTTGCGCATCGCAGTAGACAAGGCACGGAGCGCGCGTCCTGATATCAAGCTGGGAATCTGCGGAGAGCACGGCGGCGACCCCACCTCGATTCGGTTTGTTGAGGCGTTGAAGCTCGATTACGTGTCCTGCTCGCCATTTAGGGTGCAAGTTGCGCGTCTGGCAGCTGCCCAGGCGGCGTCTAAAACGCCGACCTAA